One window of the Actinomyces wuliandei genome contains the following:
- the lspA gene encoding signal peptidase II: MSDGQAVEADEDSQVPPAAGRRAVPATVLLWVTAGAVVVADQATKAWALSALDDGARLPVVGDVLGLVLVRNSGAAFSLAAGYTWVLSLVAAAVIVAIVRASRRLTSTWWALVLGLVLGGAAGNLLDRLVRPPGPLRGHVVDFIDYGGYFVGNVADIAIVVAAVGLLVLTLGGRDRDGTRQRSAGAAGGREGQA; the protein is encoded by the coding sequence ATGAGTGACGGCCAGGCCGTAGAGGCTGACGAGGACAGTCAGGTGCCTCCTGCTGCCGGCAGACGGGCCGTCCCAGCGACGGTGCTGCTGTGGGTGACTGCTGGCGCTGTGGTGGTGGCGGACCAGGCCACAAAGGCCTGGGCGCTGTCTGCCCTGGATGACGGGGCTCGCCTCCCGGTCGTGGGTGACGTGCTTGGCCTGGTGCTTGTGCGCAACTCGGGCGCAGCCTTCTCGCTGGCCGCTGGGTACACGTGGGTGCTGTCGCTGGTGGCTGCCGCTGTCATCGTCGCGATCGTGCGGGCCTCACGGAGGCTGACCTCCACCTGGTGGGCGCTCGTGCTGGGGCTGGTGCTGGGAGGGGCTGCTGGCAACCTCCTGGACCGGCTGGTGCGTCCCCCGGGCCCCCTGCGCGGGCACGTCGTCGACTTCATCGACTACGGCGGGTACTTTGTGGGTAACGTGGCTGATATCGCTATCGTCGTGGCAGCGGTGGGGCTCCTGGTGCTGACCCTGGGCGGCCGGGACCGTGACGGCACCCGGCAGCGGTCTGCTGGTGCGGCGGGCGGCCGGGAGGGTCAGGCATGA
- a CDS encoding DivIVA domain-containing protein has translation MTLLTADDVLNKKFQATKFREGYEQDEVDEFLDEVVEAMRQLEAENADLKAKLEAANRRVAELGEGAVAAPVAPVAAVPEPSVPVSGSVPVVPGADSAQGPAAASGMLELAQRLHDEHVANGKAEGERIVTEARSTGEQIVREAEDQRNRTLAQLEKERSGLEHKIDELRRFESDYRTRLKSYLQNLLTNVEDGSDGATTGL, from the coding sequence ATGACGCTGCTGACGGCAGACGACGTCCTCAACAAGAAGTTCCAGGCCACCAAGTTCCGCGAGGGCTACGAGCAGGACGAGGTCGATGAGTTCCTCGACGAGGTGGTCGAGGCCATGCGTCAGCTGGAGGCTGAGAACGCAGACCTCAAGGCGAAGCTGGAGGCGGCCAACCGGCGTGTCGCGGAGCTGGGGGAGGGGGCGGTGGCGGCCCCTGTGGCTCCTGTCGCTGCTGTGCCCGAGCCCTCCGTCCCTGTCTCTGGCTCCGTGCCGGTGGTTCCCGGGGCCGACTCCGCTCAGGGCCCGGCCGCTGCCTCAGGCATGCTCGAGCTGGCCCAGCGCCTTCACGACGAGCACGTGGCCAACGGCAAGGCGGAGGGTGAGCGTATCGTCACCGAGGCCCGCTCTACCGGTGAGCAGATCGTCCGCGAGGCCGAGGACCAGCGCAACCGCACTCTGGCCCAGCTGGAGAAGGAGCGCTCCGGCCTGGAGCACAAGATCGACGAGCTGCGTCGCTTCGAGTCCGACTACCGGACCCGGCTCAAGAGCTACCTGCAGAACCTCCTCACCAACGTGGAGGACGGTAGCGACGGTGCTACCACCGGTCTGTAG
- a CDS encoding YggT family protein: MGPLALAARILSSLLSLYTLVLLVRVVLDWVQMFARQWRPTGVVLVLANLVYALTDPPLRWIRGVLPMLRMGRLGIDLSFLVLFLGIIVVQRLLVLLI, translated from the coding sequence ATGGGTCCCCTCGCGCTGGCCGCCCGGATTCTCTCCAGCCTCCTGAGCCTGTACACCCTGGTCCTCCTGGTCAGGGTGGTCCTGGACTGGGTCCAGATGTTCGCCCGCCAGTGGCGCCCGACCGGCGTCGTCCTGGTCCTGGCTAACCTTGTCTACGCCCTGACCGATCCGCCGCTGCGCTGGATCCGTGGGGTGCTGCCCATGCTTCGCATGGGCAGGCTCGGGATCGACCTGAGCTTCCTGGTCCTGTTTCTTGGGATCATCGTCGTCCAGCGTCTGCTTGTCCTCCTGATCTGA
- a CDS encoding cell division protein SepF yields MGALRSMSNFLGYSEPTEEAYEDDFEATEPDYAVQEQEELAGGDFQDYAAAAPEPVVPADLRRIVTVHPSTYNEARVIGESFRDGVPVIINLTGMSESDARRMVDFSAGLVFGLHGAIERVTPRVFLLTPASVEIDGGEAVEGRDRFFNQG; encoded by the coding sequence ATGGGCGCGCTGCGCAGTATGAGCAACTTCCTCGGCTACTCCGAGCCGACGGAAGAGGCCTACGAGGACGACTTTGAGGCCACGGAGCCCGACTATGCCGTGCAGGAGCAGGAGGAGCTCGCTGGCGGCGACTTCCAGGACTACGCCGCCGCAGCCCCTGAGCCCGTCGTCCCGGCAGACCTGCGCAGGATCGTGACGGTCCACCCCTCCACCTACAACGAGGCTCGCGTCATTGGCGAGTCATTCCGTGACGGGGTGCCGGTGATCATCAACCTCACGGGGATGAGCGAGTCCGACGCCCGCCGGATGGTCGACTTCTCCGCAGGACTGGTCTTCGGCCTCCATGGGGCCATTGAGAGGGTCACGCCTCGCGTCTTTCTGCTGACTCCCGCCAGCGTCGAGATCGACGGCGGAGAGGCGGTCGAGGGCCGGGACCGCTTCTTCAACCAGGGCTGA
- a CDS encoding polyphenol oxidase family protein has translation MSGPLLADGYGDLLEADLGPGACGFFTTRGAGARARGAGGGGDPYAGWNLALHVGDDPQRVGRNRDELERRVTWGNRGARSGTTGGLAWMDQVHSAVVAAASAYEVPTADALVLDTRQDAAPAGACVLVADCVPLLLASGDGALLAAVHAGRRGMLDGVVPATVDALVAAGARVADLWAATGPSICSGCYEVSERMHAESAQREPACAAVTRWGTPGLDVAAGVVAQLERCGIERISTGSWCTYEDPGLYSYRRDGRTGRLAGVVVPRRV, from the coding sequence TTGAGCGGCCCGCTGCTGGCTGACGGGTACGGCGACCTGCTGGAGGCCGACCTGGGCCCCGGTGCCTGCGGGTTCTTCACGACCCGGGGCGCCGGGGCTCGTGCGCGTGGTGCCGGTGGCGGCGGGGACCCCTACGCGGGCTGGAACCTGGCGCTGCACGTGGGTGACGACCCTCAGCGGGTCGGCAGGAACCGTGACGAGCTGGAGCGGCGGGTGACGTGGGGCAACAGGGGTGCCAGGAGCGGGACCACAGGGGGCCTGGCCTGGATGGACCAGGTCCACTCCGCCGTGGTGGCTGCCGCCTCGGCGTACGAGGTGCCCACGGCAGACGCGCTGGTGCTCGACACGCGCCAGGACGCGGCCCCGGCAGGTGCCTGTGTCCTGGTCGCCGACTGCGTGCCCCTGCTGCTCGCCTCCGGGGACGGTGCCCTGCTGGCCGCGGTGCACGCGGGTCGTCGCGGGATGCTTGACGGCGTCGTCCCAGCCACCGTGGACGCCCTGGTCGCGGCCGGGGCCCGTGTGGCCGACCTGTGGGCTGCCACAGGACCAAGCATCTGCTCGGGCTGCTACGAGGTGAGTGAGCGCATGCATGCGGAATCCGCGCAGCGCGAACCCGCCTGTGCTGCGGTGACCCGTTGGGGCACCCCCGGTCTCGACGTGGCAGCCGGAGTGGTCGCGCAGCTGGAGCGGTGCGGAATCGAGCGGATCAGCACCGGTTCCTGGTGCACCTACGAGGACCCCGGCCTCTACTCCTACCGGCGCGACGGCAGGACCGGTCGTCTTGCCGGAGTCGTCGTGCCACGTCGCGTCTAA
- the ftsZ gene encoding cell division protein FtsZ, translated as MAVDDTQHYQAEIKVVGVGGGGVNAVNRMIEADLRGVEFIAVNTDAQALLMSDADVKLDVGRDLTRGLGAGADPAIGRKAAEDHESEIREALDGSDMVFVTAGEGGGTGTGGAPVVARLAKAIGALTIGVVTRPFSFEGRRRSAQAEDGVQALREEVDTLIVIPNDRLLQIADKNISVVDAFKQADQVLLQGVQGITELITTPGLINVDFNDVKSVMQGAGSALMGIGSATGEGRAVTATEEAIASPLLETSIDGAHGVLLFFQGGSDLGLFEMNEAANLVREAVHPEANIIVGNVVDGALGDEVRVTVIAAGFDAEPVAVVDVTSRAARSASAAASAPSPSAEDALPSRGGAHAARNPVTRPASAAHLVELPVPESEVTTSEVPAYVDETASRRTAPELEVPAVLGVDAEDDGIDLPDFLR; from the coding sequence ATGGCTGTGGACGACACGCAGCACTACCAGGCCGAGATCAAGGTCGTCGGCGTCGGTGGTGGCGGTGTCAATGCCGTCAACCGGATGATCGAGGCGGACCTGCGTGGTGTGGAGTTCATTGCCGTGAACACGGATGCCCAGGCCCTGCTCATGTCTGACGCCGACGTCAAGCTCGACGTCGGCCGCGACCTCACCCGTGGGCTCGGGGCCGGGGCCGACCCGGCGATCGGCCGCAAGGCGGCCGAGGACCACGAGTCGGAGATCCGCGAGGCCCTGGACGGCTCTGACATGGTCTTTGTCACCGCAGGAGAGGGAGGCGGTACCGGTACCGGGGGCGCCCCTGTTGTCGCGCGCCTGGCCAAGGCCATCGGTGCCCTCACGATCGGCGTGGTCACGCGACCCTTCTCTTTCGAGGGGCGCCGACGCTCGGCCCAGGCCGAGGACGGCGTCCAGGCGCTGCGCGAGGAGGTCGACACCCTCATCGTCATCCCCAACGACCGCCTCCTGCAGATCGCCGACAAGAACATCTCCGTGGTCGACGCCTTCAAGCAGGCCGACCAGGTCCTCCTGCAGGGCGTCCAGGGCATCACCGAGCTCATCACCACCCCCGGTCTCATCAACGTCGATTTCAACGACGTCAAGTCGGTCATGCAGGGAGCGGGCAGCGCCCTGATGGGGATCGGCTCGGCCACCGGTGAGGGGCGTGCCGTCACCGCGACCGAGGAGGCGATCGCCTCCCCGCTGCTGGAGACCTCCATCGACGGGGCGCACGGTGTCCTGCTGTTCTTCCAGGGCGGCTCGGACCTGGGCCTGTTCGAGATGAACGAGGCTGCCAACCTCGTTCGCGAGGCGGTCCACCCTGAGGCTAACATCATCGTCGGCAACGTCGTGGACGGTGCCCTGGGGGACGAGGTCCGTGTCACCGTCATCGCGGCCGGCTTCGATGCCGAGCCTGTCGCGGTGGTGGATGTGACCTCGCGTGCCGCCCGCTCTGCCTCCGCAGCGGCCTCGGCACCGTCACCCTCGGCTGAGGATGCCCTGCCCAGCCGGGGAGGCGCCCACGCGGCCCGTAACCCCGTGACTCGTCCGGCGTCGGCCGCGCACCTGGTGGAGCTCCCTGTGCCGGAGTCCGAGGTGACGACCAGTGAGGTGCCTGCCTACGTGGACGAGACAGCCAGTCGGCGGACCGCTCCTGAGCTGGAGGTCCCGGCGGTCCTCGGGGTCGATGCCGAGGACGACGGTATCGACCTGCCTGACTTCCTGCGTTGA
- a CDS encoding cell division protein FtsQ/DivIB, with protein MRKPTRPRPEAPTTQREDLPPAVPPVRGGSSRRGPASADRRRPPGPAGSASGQRRRGGDSSTPAAGRAGSRAAGGGATASSPGSSSGSSPDSRPAKVSAAPASPAGTADAVRPSGSRDSAGASGSTELAVFSRRPASEPRHERTVVSTGLADRLAERRRALARLRLRQAAVVAVVVAAVAAVAWALLASPVLALRGSAVTVTGSDGSVEDTQVREVLADYQGESLLRLDTAEMSAAVEDSLVRVRAAEVTRSWPHGVRVSLEMRVPVASYQGEDGYQVLDEEAVVLETTDSAPEGLVSIVAQEGAESGDGSPGALSAQQVSAVTQAVGALDPEVLAQVSSGTSTDKGQVTLVMEGGATVVWGGGEDNDLKAQVLSVLMQTEAVVYDVSSPHNPTTSQSGLPEDSGAQR; from the coding sequence ATGCGCAAGCCCACTCGCCCCCGCCCGGAGGCGCCAACCACCCAGCGGGAGGATCTTCCGCCTGCCGTCCCGCCCGTGCGCGGGGGCTCCTCCCGTCGTGGACCAGCCTCTGCCGACCGACGCCGTCCTCCTGGCCCGGCCGGGTCAGCCTCCGGGCAGCGACGTCGTGGCGGCGACAGCAGCACACCAGCCGCCGGGCGGGCAGGCTCACGTGCAGCAGGTGGTGGTGCTACCGCGTCCTCCCCGGGGTCCTCCTCGGGGTCCTCCCCGGATTCTCGCCCGGCCAAGGTCTCGGCTGCGCCAGCCTCCCCCGCCGGTACCGCGGACGCGGTGCGCCCCTCTGGCTCACGGGACTCGGCTGGTGCGTCGGGCTCGACAGAGCTGGCCGTCTTCAGCCGTCGGCCGGCCTCTGAGCCACGGCACGAGCGCACCGTGGTCTCCACCGGCCTGGCTGACCGGCTGGCGGAACGCAGGCGCGCCCTGGCCCGCCTGCGGCTGCGGCAGGCAGCTGTGGTCGCCGTAGTCGTGGCGGCCGTTGCAGCGGTGGCCTGGGCGCTCCTGGCCTCTCCCGTTCTCGCCCTGCGCGGCTCGGCTGTGACGGTGACAGGTTCTGACGGGAGCGTGGAGGACACGCAGGTCCGTGAGGTGCTTGCCGACTACCAGGGGGAGTCCCTGCTGCGCCTGGACACTGCCGAGATGTCGGCCGCCGTGGAGGACAGCCTGGTTCGGGTCCGGGCCGCTGAGGTGACGCGCTCGTGGCCCCACGGTGTGCGGGTGTCCCTGGAGATGCGGGTGCCGGTGGCCTCCTACCAAGGTGAGGACGGTTACCAGGTCCTGGACGAGGAGGCAGTGGTCCTTGAGACGACTGACTCCGCTCCCGAGGGCCTGGTCAGTATCGTGGCGCAGGAGGGTGCTGAGTCCGGTGACGGCTCCCCGGGGGCGCTCAGCGCTCAGCAGGTCTCGGCAGTGACGCAGGCCGTGGGCGCCCTGGACCCGGAGGTGCTGGCCCAGGTGTCCAGCGGAACCTCGACGGACAAGGGTCAGGTGACCTTGGTGATGGAGGGCGGTGCCACGGTGGTGTGGGGAGGTGGTGAGGACAACGACCTCAAGGCGCAGGTGCTGTCGGTGCTGATGCAGACTGAGGCTGTCGTCTACGACGTGTCCTCCCCGCACAACCCGACAACCTCCCAGTCAGGCCTCCCGGAGGACTCCGGCGCCCAGCGGTGA
- the murC gene encoding UDP-N-acetylmuramate--L-alanine ligase — MSRSERRGSGSEAGTEPETARAAGVVPAAGGAGEAARSETGRGGPVLEGSVFHLLGVGGAGMSVVARLLAAGGARVSGSDAQDSPALRQLTELGLDVRVGHQPSQVPTEAVVVVSSAIRQTNPELQVARQRGQEVIHRSEALALAAQGTDFVAVAGAHGKTTTSGMLAEALTLVGADPSFAVGGVVRALGTGAHLGSGRAFVAEADESDRSFLNYRPRVELVTNVEPDHLDSYGTTEAFEEAFADFARCMVPGGLLVACADDEGSLRLALSAAQEGLRVVTYSSRGVEGLPGEALLGEGHVHLEVHERTEAATWAAVTLTMRDSHGGPSTTGPVPLRLSVPGDHVALDAAGAWAVGLELGVDPEAMAQALGAFSGTGRRFEDRGEAAGVRVIDDYAHHPTEVEALLRTAREVARSRHGRVLVLFQPHLYSRTRAFAQRFGEALALADTVVVTGIYPARETQADFPEVSGAMVVDQVVQARGQGGGAPAAPGGPGGRGHSARYVPDRCEAARTLASAARPGDVLLTVGAGDVTELGATVLEHLEASAAPQGRDDPSSGGLRD, encoded by the coding sequence ATGAGCAGGAGCGAGCGTCGTGGCAGCGGCAGCGAGGCTGGTACGGAGCCTGAGACGGCCAGGGCGGCCGGGGTGGTGCCTGCGGCCGGGGGGGCAGGTGAGGCTGCCCGCAGCGAGACGGGCCGGGGTGGGCCGGTCCTGGAGGGCAGCGTGTTCCACCTCCTTGGTGTCGGCGGCGCGGGGATGAGCGTGGTAGCCCGGCTCCTGGCAGCCGGTGGTGCCCGGGTCAGCGGGTCGGACGCGCAGGACAGCCCTGCCCTGCGACAGCTGACCGAGCTGGGGCTGGACGTGCGCGTGGGGCACCAGCCGTCCCAGGTACCCACTGAGGCTGTCGTGGTGGTGTCCTCGGCGATCAGGCAGACCAACCCCGAGCTGCAGGTGGCCCGCCAGCGGGGCCAGGAGGTGATCCACCGGTCTGAGGCCCTGGCCCTGGCCGCACAGGGCACTGACTTCGTGGCTGTGGCCGGCGCCCATGGCAAGACGACGACCTCGGGCATGCTGGCTGAGGCCCTGACCCTGGTCGGTGCCGACCCGTCCTTTGCCGTCGGCGGTGTCGTACGGGCACTGGGGACGGGAGCCCACCTGGGCAGCGGGAGGGCCTTCGTGGCGGAGGCTGACGAGTCCGACCGCTCCTTCCTCAACTACAGGCCGCGTGTCGAGCTGGTCACCAACGTGGAGCCGGACCACCTGGACAGCTACGGCACCACTGAGGCGTTTGAGGAGGCCTTTGCCGACTTCGCGCGCTGTATGGTCCCCGGTGGGCTCCTGGTGGCCTGTGCTGACGACGAGGGCTCGCTGCGGCTGGCGCTCAGTGCCGCCCAGGAGGGGCTGAGGGTAGTGACCTACTCCTCCCGGGGCGTTGAGGGCCTGCCGGGTGAGGCACTGCTGGGGGAGGGCCACGTCCACCTGGAGGTGCACGAGCGCACGGAGGCCGCCACCTGGGCTGCCGTGACCCTGACCATGCGCGACAGCCACGGCGGTCCCTCCACCACAGGGCCGGTGCCTCTGCGGCTGTCCGTACCGGGGGACCACGTCGCGCTGGACGCCGCGGGGGCGTGGGCGGTCGGGCTGGAGCTGGGCGTGGACCCCGAGGCGATGGCACAGGCACTGGGAGCCTTCTCCGGTACTGGGCGTCGGTTCGAGGACCGGGGCGAGGCTGCGGGCGTGCGGGTCATCGACGACTACGCCCACCACCCCACCGAGGTGGAGGCGCTGCTGAGGACCGCACGCGAGGTCGCCCGCTCCCGCCACGGGCGGGTCCTGGTCCTGTTCCAGCCCCACCTGTACTCACGCACCAGGGCCTTCGCCCAGCGCTTTGGCGAGGCCCTCGCCCTGGCCGACACCGTGGTGGTCACGGGTATCTACCCGGCGCGCGAGACACAGGCCGACTTCCCCGAGGTCTCCGGCGCCATGGTCGTGGACCAGGTGGTGCAGGCCCGTGGCCAGGGTGGTGGTGCTCCTGCTGCTCCTGGCGGTCCCGGTGGGAGGGGGCACTCGGCCCGCTACGTGCCTGACCGGTGCGAGGCGGCGCGCACCCTCGCGTCGGCTGCGCGTCCCGGTGACGTGCTGCTGACGGTGGGGGCCGGTGACGTCACCGAGCTCGGCGCGACGGTCCTGGAGCACCTGGAGGCCTCCGCCGCCCCGCAGGGACGTGACGACCCCTCCTCCGGCGGGCTGCGGGACTGA
- a CDS encoding UDP-N-acetylglucosamine--N-acetylmuramyl-(pentapeptide) pyrophosphoryl-undecaprenol N-acetylglucosamine transferase translates to MPEPAETAAASRPGAAAARPLRVLLAGGGTAGHVNPLLATAAALQDPGCGGDPRTRVLVLGTREGLEDRLVPEAGLDLAYVPRVPLPRRPSGDLLRLPRQMGRAVGAAAEAVETVGADVVVGFGGYVATPAYLAARKAGVPVVIHEQNARPGLANRLGASWARAVALTFASTRLSARRGRTEVTGLPLRPAVADLVAARATEEKAWQARQEAATALGLDPSAPVLLVTGGSLGAQRLNEVLAEAVAADPPRLPASLQVVHLTGRGKDAPVREALAQAARTEGGRDLGERYHVLDYLTTMEQAYACADGVICRSGAGTVAELTALGLPALYVPLPVGNGEQRLNAADVVSAGGGRLVLDARLTVDDVLDFTAVVTDPRRRGAMAQAAASTGVRDAAARLTALVQDSARQPGEADVAPEEDGPR, encoded by the coding sequence GTGCCTGAGCCTGCTGAGACCGCTGCCGCTTCCCGCCCTGGCGCGGCCGCTGCCCGGCCGCTGCGGGTCCTTCTGGCGGGAGGCGGGACCGCAGGACACGTCAACCCGCTGCTGGCCACTGCTGCGGCACTGCAGGACCCCGGCTGCGGCGGGGACCCCCGGACCCGGGTCCTGGTCCTCGGTACCAGGGAGGGGCTGGAGGACCGACTGGTACCCGAGGCTGGCCTCGACCTCGCCTACGTCCCCCGGGTCCCCCTGCCACGCCGCCCCAGCGGGGACCTGCTGCGGCTTCCACGACAGATGGGTCGGGCGGTCGGCGCGGCTGCGGAGGCCGTCGAGACGGTTGGCGCGGACGTGGTCGTCGGCTTCGGCGGCTATGTCGCTACTCCCGCCTACCTGGCAGCCCGCAAGGCGGGAGTGCCCGTCGTCATCCACGAGCAGAACGCCCGGCCCGGGCTGGCCAACCGCCTGGGGGCCTCCTGGGCCAGAGCGGTCGCCCTGACCTTCGCCTCGACACGGCTGTCAGCCCGGCGAGGACGCACCGAGGTCACAGGCCTGCCCCTGAGGCCCGCCGTGGCTGACCTGGTTGCCGCGCGCGCCACGGAGGAGAAGGCCTGGCAGGCCCGCCAGGAGGCTGCCACGGCGCTGGGGCTGGACCCCTCGGCCCCGGTCCTGCTGGTGACCGGGGGCTCCCTGGGCGCGCAGCGGCTCAACGAGGTGCTCGCTGAGGCCGTCGCTGCCGACCCGCCACGTCTGCCCGCCTCCCTGCAGGTTGTCCACCTCACCGGCCGGGGCAAGGACGCCCCGGTGCGTGAGGCCCTGGCCCAGGCGGCTCGCACCGAGGGGGGACGGGACCTGGGGGAGCGCTACCACGTCCTGGACTACCTGACCACCATGGAGCAGGCCTACGCGTGCGCGGACGGCGTGATCTGCCGCTCGGGCGCGGGCACGGTGGCTGAGCTGACCGCCCTGGGGCTACCGGCCCTCTACGTCCCCCTGCCGGTGGGTAACGGGGAGCAGCGCCTGAACGCTGCCGACGTCGTGTCGGCCGGAGGCGGTCGGCTGGTCCTCGACGCCCGGCTCACGGTGGACGACGTCCTGGACTTCACGGCGGTGGTGACTGATCCTCGACGGCGCGGCGCCATGGCCCAGGCCGCGGCCTCCACAGGTGTGCGTGACGCCGCTGCCCGACTGACGGCCCTGGTGCAGGACAGCGCCAGGCAGCCGGGTGAGGCGGACGTGGCCCCGGAAGAGGACGGGCCGCGCTAG
- a CDS encoding FtsW/RodA/SpoVE family cell cycle protein: protein MSASVSAPTLRPAASSTSSTSSQGHVGQDPSSSEGLRSRLRRWTRWRGSRRRSRPDQERGVADGRGGRRGEQATLTYYALLLSTLVLLTLGLVMVFSVQSVTVAATGGNPYTDFAKYLVFAVVGVVGMLALSRMPLSWFPRLAWVALVLTMGMQLLVFSPIGVNVSGNRNWIQVPGIGTAQPSELMKLALALALGTLVAWYVQGRRGRAVTAGWVMVALAVLSVMAGQDLGTVIVLVLVVAGALWVGGLARRWFAALGCLGLLLFMTASLLSVSRRARILAWLRPDGADPTGVGYQPRHGQWALGTGGWFGVGPGSSRQKWGYLTQADSDYVFAVLGEEFGLLGTLTVIALFAVIGGCCLRTMRRHTDPRVVATASAIGAWVVGQALINMMVVTGILPVLGLPLPLVSRGGTALVSVLLAMGVLLAFARHEPGAQEALRSSPGALRRTLSVIVPRRNRA from the coding sequence GTGAGTGCGTCTGTCTCAGCACCGACGCTGCGGCCCGCAGCCTCCTCCACGTCGTCGACGTCGTCCCAGGGTCACGTCGGTCAGGACCCGTCCAGCAGCGAGGGCCTGCGGTCCCGGCTCCGGCGGTGGACGCGGTGGCGGGGCTCCCGGAGACGGTCACGCCCGGACCAGGAGCGCGGTGTCGCGGACGGGAGGGGCGGCCGCAGGGGGGAGCAGGCGACACTGACCTACTACGCGCTGCTGCTGTCCACCCTGGTCCTGCTGACCCTGGGGCTTGTCATGGTCTTCTCGGTCCAGTCGGTGACCGTGGCCGCCACGGGAGGCAACCCGTACACGGACTTCGCCAAGTACCTGGTCTTTGCCGTCGTAGGCGTCGTGGGGATGCTCGCGCTCTCCCGGATGCCCCTGTCCTGGTTTCCGAGGCTGGCCTGGGTGGCGCTGGTGCTGACGATGGGGATGCAGCTCCTGGTCTTCTCTCCCATCGGTGTCAACGTCTCCGGCAACCGCAACTGGATCCAGGTTCCTGGGATCGGCACGGCCCAGCCCTCGGAGCTGATGAAGCTGGCCCTGGCCCTGGCCCTGGGGACGCTGGTGGCTTGGTACGTCCAGGGTCGCCGAGGGCGAGCGGTTACGGCTGGGTGGGTGATGGTGGCTCTGGCCGTCCTCAGCGTCATGGCTGGTCAGGACCTGGGCACGGTGATCGTCCTGGTCCTTGTCGTCGCGGGGGCGCTGTGGGTGGGCGGCCTGGCCCGGAGGTGGTTTGCCGCCCTGGGCTGCCTGGGGCTGCTCCTCTTCATGACCGCCTCCCTGCTGTCGGTGAGCCGTCGCGCCCGGATCCTCGCCTGGCTGCGTCCTGACGGCGCCGACCCCACCGGTGTGGGCTACCAGCCGCGCCACGGCCAGTGGGCGCTGGGCACAGGAGGCTGGTTCGGGGTCGGCCCCGGCTCCTCGCGCCAGAAGTGGGGCTACCTCACCCAGGCGGACTCCGACTACGTGTTCGCGGTGCTGGGGGAGGAGTTCGGCCTGCTGGGCACCCTGACGGTCATCGCCCTGTTCGCGGTCATCGGGGGCTGCTGCCTGCGGACCATGCGGCGGCACACGGACCCGCGCGTGGTGGCCACCGCCTCGGCTATCGGTGCCTGGGTGGTGGGCCAGGCCCTCATCAACATGATGGTCGTGACCGGTATCCTTCCCGTCCTGGGGCTGCCCCTGCCCCTGGTCAGCCGGGGCGGGACCGCCCTGGTCTCCGTGCTCCTGGCCATGGGTGTCCTGCTGGCCTTCGCCCGTCACGAGCCGGGCGCCCAGGAGGCCCTGAGATCAAGCCCCGGCGCCCTGCGCCGTACCCTGTCGGTGATCGTCCCGAGGAGGAACCGTGCCTGA